A section of the Humulus lupulus chromosome 2, drHumLupu1.1, whole genome shotgun sequence genome encodes:
- the LOC133815023 gene encoding uncharacterized protein LOC133815023, which yields MKLEEYETIALIEECSEILQKKLPPKLKDPSSFTIPCSVGGSVVTKALFDLGASVNLMPLSILRKLKLGEARPTTMSLQMADRSIKHPRGIIEDVLVKVDKFIFPTNFIVLDMEEDTNIPIILGRPFLATERALIDVKNGELKLRVQNEVVTFNVFAEMEIPSCCIVDVVKRGDDELGVTRKKSMVQCGVRIVHHRVKMIFCGKARMLHERWKVPKISNIKK from the coding sequence ATGAAGTTGGAGGAATACGAGACAATTGCGCTTATTGAGGAATGCAGTGAAATATTGCAAAAGAAATTACCtccaaagcttaaagatcctagtagtttcaccattccatgctcTGTAGGGGGTTCAGTGGTGACAAAAGCCTTATTTGATTTAGGGGCTagtgtgaatctaatgcctctatcaatcttaCGCAAGTTAAAATTGGGAGAAGCTCGCCCTACTACCATGTCCCTACAAATGGCCGATCGTTCAATTAAGCATCCAAGGGGAATCATTGAAGATGTGTTGGTGAAAGTAGACAAGTTTATATTCCCTACAAACTTCATAGTGTTGGACATGGAAGAAGATACTAATATCCCAATAATTCTTGGAAGACCGTTTTTAGCTACCGAAAGGGCGTTAATAGATGTTAAAAATGGTGAGTTAAAGTTGCGAGTTCAAAATGAGGTagtaacatttaatgtttttgcagaaATGGAAATTCCAAGTTGTTGCATAGTTGATGTAGTGAAAAGAGGGGATGATGAGTTGGGAGTCACTAGGAAAAAGTCCATGGTTCAATGTGGTGTTCGAATAGTTCATCATCGTGTGAAAATGATCTTTTGTGGGAAAGCTCGAATGTTACATGAACGATGGAAAGTTCCAAAAATTTCCAATATCAAGAAATGA